In Elephas maximus indicus isolate mEleMax1 chromosome 7, mEleMax1 primary haplotype, whole genome shotgun sequence, the following proteins share a genomic window:
- the LOC126079023 gene encoding olfactory receptor 51G2-like codes for MAMFLCNTSTFAHPTFLLTGFPGLEAFHHWVSIPINLTCVVSILGNSIILFLIHTDPALHEPMYIFLFMLAASDLGLCASTFPTMVRLFWLGARELPFDFCVAQMFFIHVFTYAESGVLLAMALDLIIAIRNPLHYATILTHSAMVKVGAAILVRAVLLNLPGPILLRRLLFPQISILSHCYCLHCDLVGLACSNTWVNSLVGLVSILLSLGLDSSLIMLSYALILQTVLGIASPGERLKALNTCVSHLCIVLIFYLPKLGLSVLHRVEKHSYPALAVLMANLHFLVPPFMNPIVYCIKSKQIRQGLLKHFQQKRVDVS; via the coding sequence ATGGCTATGTTCTTGTGCAACACCAGCACTTTTGCACACCCTACCTTCCTCCTCACTGGCTTTCCAGGCCTGGAGGCCTTTCACCATTGGGTATCTATCCCCATCAACTTGACCTGTGTGGTTTCCATTCTGGGCAACAGTATCATCCTCTTCCTGATCCACACAGACCCAGCCTTACACGAACCCATGTACATCTTCCTGTTCATGTTGGCAGCATCTGATCTGGGTCTCTGTGCCTCTACCTTCCCCACCATGGTGCGGCTCTTCTGGCTAGGTGCTCGTGAACTGCCCTTTGACTTCTGTGTAGCACAAATGTTCTTCATTCATGTCTTCACCTATGCGGAATCTGGCGTGCTGCTCGCCATGGCCTTAGATCTCATCATTGCTATCCGGAACCCTCTGCACTATGCCACAATCCTTACCCACTCAGCCATGGTCAAAGTGGGGGCTGCCATTCTAGTGAGGGCTGTTCTGCTCAACCTTCCAGGACCCATCCTCCTGCGGCGTCTGCTCTTTCCCCAGATCAGCATACTCTCGCACTGCTACTGCCTGCACTGTGACCTTGTAGGGCTGGCCTGCTCAAACACCTGGGTCAACAGCCTGGTTGGCCTGGTCTCCATCCTCCTCTCACTGGGCCTTGACTCCTCCCTTATCATGCTCTCATATGCACTGATCCTACAGACAGTGCTGGGCATTGCATCACCTGGGGAACGGCTCAAGGCACTCAACACGTGTGTCTCACACCTCTGCATTGTTCTCATCTTTTATCTGCCCAAACTGGGGCTGTCTGTATTGCACCGAGTAGAGAAGCACAGCTATCCTGCTCTAGCAGTGCTCATGGCCAACCTGCACTTCTTGGTCCCGCCTTTCATGAACCCCATTGTCTACTGCATCAAGTCTAAGCAGATCCGCCAGGGCCTCTTAAAGCATTTCCAACAGAAGAGAGTTGATGTCTCTTAA
- the LOC126079122 gene encoding olfactory receptor 52P1-like, with protein MKHTNHSHLNSASFLLMGIPGLESSHFWIAFPFCAMYALAVLGNTAVLLVVRSEPALHQPMYLFLCMLSTIDLVLCTSTMPKLLALFWANAAEIAFGACAAQMFFIHGFSAVESGILLAMSFDRYLAICWPLHYGSLLPPETVSKLGAAAVFRGLGLMTPLTCLLARLSYCSRVVAHSYCEHMAVVKLACGDTKPNNIYGITAATLVVGTDSICIAVSYTLILRAVLGLSSKEARAKTCGTCGSHLGVILLFYTPGLFSFYTQRFGQHVPRHIHILLADLYLVVPPMLNPIIYGMKTKQIREGAIRLLKWAPAQS; from the coding sequence ATGaaacacacaaaccacagccatcTGAACTCAGCCTCCTTCCTGCTCATGGGAATTCCTGGCCTGGAGTCATCCCACTTTTGGATTGCATTTCCCTTCTGTGCCATGTATGCTCTGGCAGTACTTGGCAACACGGCAGTGCTGCTGGTGGTACGCTCAGAGCCTGCCCTGCACCAGCCCATGTACCTGTTCCTATGCATGCTGTCCACCATTGACCTGGTGCTCTGCACCTCCACCATGCCCAAGCTCCTAGCactcttttgggcaaatgctgccgaGATCGCCTTTGGGGCTTGTGCTGCCCAGATGTTCTTTATCCATGGCTTCTCCGCTGTAGAATCTGGCATCCTGCTAGCAATGTCCTTTGACCGCTACTTGGCCATCTGCTGGCCTTTGCACTATGGGTCATTACTGCCCCCAGAGACTGTGAGCAAGCTGGGGGCGGCTGCTGTATTTCGTGGCCTGGGGCTCATGACCCCACTCACCTGCTTACTGGCACGGTTGAGCTACTGTAGCCGAGTGGTAGCCCACTCCTACTGTGAGCATATGGCAGTGGTAAAGCTGGCTTGTGGGGACACAAAGCCAAACAATATCTATGGCATCACAGCTGCCACACTAGTGGTGGGCACTGACTCCATCTGCATCGCTGTCTCCTACACACTCATCCTGCGGGCTGTGTTAGGCCTCTCCTCCAAGGAGGCAAGGGCCAAGACCTGTGGCACTTGTGGTTCCCACCTGGGTGTCATCCTACTCTTCTACACACCAGGACTATTCTCATTCTACACACAACGTTTTGGCCAGCATGTGCCCCGGCACATCCACATCCTCCTGGCTGACCTCTACCTCGTCGTGCCACCCATGCTTAACCCCATCATCTATGGCATGAAGACCAAGCAGATCCGGGAGGGAGCCATCcgactgctgaaatgggcccctGCTCAGTCATAA